A single region of the Spirochaetota bacterium genome encodes:
- the hisG gene encoding ATP phosphoribosyltransferase yields the protein MSLIKLGIPKGSLESATIELFKRAGFSISVSSRNYFPSIDDPEISCSLVRAQEMSKYVESGVLDVGLTGLDWILENESDVEIISDLIYSKVSTQKAKWVLAVPNDSPIKTLEDCAGKTISTELVNFTKKYFSDRNIPVKVEFSWGATEAKVVEGLVDAIVEVTETGSTIKAHGLKIIYTLLETNTKLIANKQSMNDKVKRAKIKQIALLLRGALNANNLVGIKMNVPEDKLPDVIKLIPSLTSPTISKLYNATWFSVESVINESVVRDLIPKLINAGADGIIEYPLNKVVSQEDVCLK from the coding sequence ATGAGCCTTATTAAGTTAGGAATACCAAAAGGAAGTTTAGAGAGTGCAACTATAGAGCTTTTTAAGCGTGCAGGTTTTTCAATATCAGTATCGTCACGAAATTACTTCCCAAGTATTGATGATCCTGAAATTTCCTGTTCACTTGTGCGAGCTCAGGAGATGTCAAAATATGTGGAAAGTGGTGTGCTTGATGTAGGGCTTACTGGGCTTGACTGGATATTGGAAAATGAGTCAGATGTAGAAATAATATCAGATCTTATTTACTCAAAGGTAAGCACCCAGAAGGCAAAATGGGTACTTGCTGTTCCAAACGATTCTCCCATAAAAACCCTAGAAGATTGTGCAGGCAAGACCATTTCAACTGAGCTTGTCAATTTTACTAAAAAATATTTCAGTGATCGCAATATCCCTGTAAAAGTTGAATTTTCATGGGGTGCAACTGAGGCCAAAGTTGTTGAAGGACTGGTTGATGCTATTGTTGAAGTCACTGAAACAGGCTCCACAATAAAAGCTCATGGGCTTAAAATAATTTACACCTTGCTTGAAACAAATACCAAGCTCATTGCCAACAAACAGAGTATGAACGACAAAGTCAAGCGTGCAAAGATTAAACAGATTGCCCTGCTGTTGCGTGGTGCGTTGAATGCAAATAATCTTGTGGGCATTAAAATGAATGTCCCCGAAGATAAGCTCCCTGATGTTATTAAGCTCATACCAAGCTTAACCTCGCCAACGATATCAAAATTATATAATGCAACATGGTTTTCGGTTGAAAGTGTTATCAACGAATCGGTGGTGCGCGATCTTATCCCCAAACTTATCAACGCTGGTGCTGACGGGATAATTGAGTACCCGCTTAACAAAGTTGTTTCACAGGAAGACGTATGCTTAAAGTGA
- the hisI gene encoding phosphoribosyl-AMP cyclohydrolase, translated as MIELDFTKLDGLVPAVAQDYKTGEILMVAFMNKEAFELTLKTGIVHYWSRSRNQLWKKGESSGNVQEVKEIRIDCDNDCVLIKINQIGDAACHTGYRSCFYRVVEGDSLKTDGIKIFNPEDKYGDKK; from the coding sequence ATGATAGAGCTTGATTTTACCAAGTTAGACGGGCTGGTTCCAGCAGTGGCACAGGACTATAAAACTGGCGAAATCCTGATGGTTGCGTTTATGAACAAAGAGGCATTTGAACTAACATTAAAAACAGGTATAGTTCATTATTGGAGCAGGTCACGAAATCAATTATGGAAAAAAGGTGAATCTTCTGGTAATGTCCAGGAGGTTAAGGAAATTCGCATTGATTGTGACAATGATTGTGTATTAATTAAAATTAATCAGATAGGGGATGCAGCCTGCCATACTGGCTATCGCAGCTGTTTTTACCGGGTAGTTGAAGGTGATAGTTTGAAAACAGACGGAATAAAAATCTTTAATCCTGAAGATAAATATGGAGATAAAAAATGA
- the ileS gene encoding isoleucine--tRNA ligase produces the protein MDYSKTVNLPSSDFPMKANLPVREPQMLQQWEKMDIYKLIQQSREGNELYILHDGPPYANGHIHLGHALNKILKDIIVKHKTMSGYKAPFVPGWDCHGLPIELQVTKELGPKAKQMPKQDIRKLCREYAQKFIDIQKEEFKRLGVFGQFDNPYLTMSVDYEATILEIFGSLFERGFITKGKKPIYWCPTCVTALAEAEVEYHDHSSPSIFVKFKVDPASVTFKGVDANNLYVVVWTTTPWTLPANLAVCFHPDFDYSAYNAGNEYYIMADGLAESFATVTGHTLGEKIPLSIDNVRSLKVYHPFIERESKVIFGDFVTLDQGTGIVHIAPGHGLEDYIVGLEYGLDVFCPVDDEGKFTDEFAPMKGVNVFDANPKIINLLKENNMLIFTSDIEHSYPHCWRCKQPLIFRATAQWFMLIDHNDMRQLALQATEDTQWIPEWGKLRFKGMVETRPDWCLSRQRSWGVPIPSFYCKKCGKNQMNAQTIFYFAKISRERTIESWYTDEIHSLIPPDFTCECGSDSFEKEYDILDVWFDSGVSHFAVLDSRDDHRWPADLYLEGSDQHRGWFQSSLWPALALRQRAPYDTVLTHGFVLDDQGRAMSKSLGNVIPPDDIINKFGADILRLWVASEDYRNDVRIGYDMVQQIADSYRKIRNTFKFMIGNCADFHPSLCVDYDELSDIDKWILHKLHVLSKQVREHYEKYEFHLVYRRILNFCAVDLSSLYFDISKDILYVEAKDSKLRRANQTVLYHVTETMLRLIAPVLAFTAEEIWQFLGKEGSVHADVYMELPNEWHNEALAKKMDVCFDIKKDVLKALEIARKEKMIGSSLEADVHIFTTSPSTKELLESMSDSKRFFQVAQVHIANQKLSGMADYENSSILVAKSDGKKCVRCWNYSHDIGTHPEHPELCKRCTDIVLKLDVK, from the coding sequence ATGGATTATTCTAAAACCGTTAATCTCCCTTCTTCGGATTTCCCCATGAAGGCAAATCTCCCAGTGCGTGAACCTCAGATGTTACAGCAATGGGAAAAGATGGACATATACAAACTGATTCAGCAATCCCGTGAAGGCAATGAATTATATATTTTGCATGATGGCCCCCCATATGCTAACGGGCACATACACCTTGGGCATGCATTAAATAAGATACTCAAAGACATTATTGTTAAACATAAAACGATGAGTGGATATAAGGCACCTTTTGTACCTGGTTGGGACTGTCATGGGCTTCCTATTGAATTGCAAGTAACAAAAGAGTTGGGCCCAAAAGCCAAACAAATGCCAAAGCAGGATATTCGCAAATTGTGCAGAGAGTATGCCCAAAAATTTATTGATATCCAAAAGGAAGAATTCAAACGCTTGGGCGTATTTGGCCAGTTTGACAACCCCTACTTAACCATGTCAGTGGATTATGAAGCCACAATACTTGAAATTTTTGGCTCGCTTTTTGAAAGAGGATTTATCACTAAAGGGAAAAAACCCATTTACTGGTGCCCAACATGCGTGACTGCTCTTGCTGAAGCCGAAGTGGAATATCACGATCACTCCTCACCATCAATTTTTGTTAAATTCAAGGTGGATCCAGCATCAGTTACATTTAAGGGTGTGGATGCTAATAACCTGTATGTGGTAGTATGGACAACCACGCCATGGACATTGCCTGCTAACCTAGCGGTATGCTTTCATCCTGATTTTGACTACTCCGCATATAACGCTGGTAATGAATACTACATCATGGCTGATGGCCTTGCAGAATCATTTGCCACTGTAACTGGCCATACACTTGGCGAAAAGATACCACTATCTATTGATAATGTTCGTTCTCTGAAAGTATACCATCCTTTTATCGAAAGGGAATCAAAAGTCATTTTTGGCGATTTTGTTACCTTGGATCAGGGTACTGGTATTGTCCATATTGCCCCGGGTCACGGACTTGAAGATTATATTGTTGGCCTTGAATACGGCCTTGATGTGTTCTGCCCTGTAGATGATGAAGGTAAATTTACCGACGAATTTGCCCCAATGAAAGGAGTCAATGTCTTTGACGCTAATCCTAAAATCATTAACCTGTTAAAAGAAAATAATATGCTTATTTTTACCAGCGATATAGAGCACTCATACCCACATTGCTGGCGGTGCAAACAGCCTCTTATCTTCAGGGCCACTGCACAGTGGTTTATGCTTATCGATCATAACGATATGCGACAGCTTGCATTGCAGGCAACGGAGGATACACAATGGATACCGGAATGGGGCAAACTCAGATTTAAGGGCATGGTGGAAACACGCCCTGACTGGTGCCTGTCTCGCCAGCGATCCTGGGGGGTACCTATTCCTTCATTCTACTGTAAAAAATGCGGCAAAAATCAGATGAATGCCCAAACAATATTTTATTTTGCTAAGATTTCACGTGAACGAACCATTGAATCATGGTATACCGATGAAATTCACAGCCTCATTCCTCCGGATTTTACTTGTGAGTGTGGCAGTGACAGCTTTGAAAAAGAATATGATATCCTTGACGTGTGGTTTGACTCTGGCGTTTCACACTTTGCTGTGCTTGACAGCCGTGATGACCACCGCTGGCCAGCTGACCTTTACCTAGAAGGAAGCGACCAACACCGTGGTTGGTTTCAGTCTTCACTGTGGCCTGCACTGGCATTGCGGCAACGTGCTCCATATGATACAGTCCTGACACATGGCTTTGTACTTGATGACCAAGGGAGAGCTATGAGTAAGTCGCTTGGCAATGTCATTCCGCCCGATGATATTATCAACAAATTTGGTGCTGATATCCTTCGCCTTTGGGTTGCTTCTGAGGACTACCGCAATGACGTGCGTATTGGCTATGACATGGTGCAGCAGATTGCTGATTCATACCGCAAAATCCGCAACACCTTCAAATTTATGATAGGCAACTGTGCTGACTTTCATCCATCTCTGTGTGTTGATTACGATGAGCTATCGGATATAGATAAATGGATACTTCATAAACTACATGTACTTTCAAAACAGGTGCGTGAACATTATGAAAAGTACGAGTTTCACCTTGTATACCGACGAATTCTTAACTTCTGCGCTGTTGACCTTTCATCACTGTATTTTGATATTTCAAAAGATATTTTGTATGTAGAAGCCAAGGATTCAAAACTACGAAGAGCAAACCAGACAGTGCTGTACCATGTAACAGAAACAATGCTGAGGCTTATTGCACCTGTGTTGGCATTTACCGCTGAAGAGATATGGCAATTCTTAGGTAAGGAAGGTTCAGTGCATGCTGATGTATACATGGAACTGCCTAATGAATGGCATAATGAAGCACTTGCTAAAAAAATGGATGTGTGCTTTGATATAAAAAAGGACGTCCTGAAAGCGTTGGAGATAGCACGCAAGGAAAAGATGATTGGCAGTTCCCTTGAAGCTGATGTGCATATCTTTACCACAAGCCCTTCCACAAAAGAATTACTTGAATCCATGAGCGATAGCAAACGCTTTTTCCAAGTGGCCCAGGTACACATTGCAAATCAAAAGCTTTCAGGCATGGCCGATTATGAAAATAGCTCAATACTGGTGGCAAAATCAGACGGGAAAAAATGTGTGCGATGCTGGAATTATTCGCATGACATTGGAACACATCCAGAGCATCCAGAACTCTGTAAACGGTGTACTGATATTGTCTTGAAACTTGATGTGAAGTGA
- the lspA gene encoding signal peptidase II has protein sequence MTKTTKNTLIAVMIFIVILASDIITKALVEKYISIYERVNVLGSFVQLTLIYNQGGIFGILQGYQQFFLVVSIVVLLLLIGYFILEKNKTLIFTISMGLICAGAIGNILDRITGKPGVVDFIYIGSDEVFRWPAFNVADSSIVVGATLLVIHQLLEEKKRKQHEKKYQ, from the coding sequence ATGACAAAGACAACAAAAAACACACTGATAGCCGTCATGATTTTTATTGTTATTCTTGCTAGCGATATTATCACAAAAGCACTTGTGGAAAAATACATTTCCATCTATGAACGTGTCAATGTGCTTGGCAGCTTTGTACAGCTAACTCTCATCTACAATCAGGGAGGAATATTTGGCATACTGCAAGGTTACCAGCAATTCTTTCTTGTTGTTTCTATTGTTGTATTACTGCTTCTTATTGGATATTTCATATTAGAAAAAAACAAAACGCTTATTTTCACTATAAGCATGGGGCTCATCTGTGCTGGAGCTATCGGCAATATTCTGGATAGGATTACTGGCAAGCCCGGAGTTGTTGACTTTATCTATATTGGAAGTGATGAGGTATTCCGCTGGCCAGCATTCAATGTTGCTGATTCATCAATTGTGGTAGGTGCCACGCTGCTTGTGATCCATCAGCTTCTGGAAGAAAAAAAGAGGAAGCAGCATGAAAAAAAATATCAGTAA
- the xseB gene encoding exodeoxyribonuclease VII small subunit, with protein MERKAKKLTFEEALEELETIASKLESGELTLEQSIQFYERGVQLAQFCRQKLEEAERKIEVLQKQPDGTIQKKPLRVKEDTGEIEDDEDIQGSLL; from the coding sequence TTGGAAAGAAAGGCTAAAAAATTAACATTTGAAGAAGCGCTGGAAGAACTTGAAACAATAGCTTCAAAGCTGGAGTCAGGTGAGCTGACGTTAGAGCAGTCTATTCAGTTTTATGAGAGAGGTGTGCAGCTTGCACAATTTTGCAGGCAAAAGTTAGAAGAAGCTGAGCGTAAAATTGAAGTATTACAAAAGCAGCCTGATGGCACGATTCAGAAAAAACCCTTACGTGTAAAAGAAGATACAGGAGAAATAGAAGATGATGAGGATATTCAGGGTTCGCTTTTGTAA
- the xseA gene encoding exodeoxyribonuclease VII large subunit: MIEEIENHETVYSVSDITGILKRLIESTPELNGVWVKGEISNLTYHSSGHIYFSLKDEQAVIQSVFFKHANKNLDFRLEEGMSVVAFGGVTVFEKRGSYQFIVYRIRKEGIGELLQRIEKLKEKLYKEGLFSPERKKPLPALPRRIGVVTSPTGAAIRDIIKVAMRRFPNIEIVIAPVKVQGEGAVESIVTGIRELNKPEWGVDVIIAGRGGGSFEDLMAFNEEAVVRAFASSRVPIISAVGHQIDHPLSDLASDVAAPTPSAAAEIAVPVKDDLLATINNSTQRMLRRLFMMVQTFNNRIALVTRRRVFQNPLSMVENYELALADTQNRMLAAMHKHIAGARERLSSLKDLQLIMKNRLQNYWHIFMMQASKVEHLSPVNVLKRGYSITMKDNRVISSITNVHRGDSVHVIVYDGSLECEIQSVRTEVGFGKKG; the protein is encoded by the coding sequence GGAATACTGAAACGGCTGATTGAGTCAACGCCAGAGCTTAACGGCGTATGGGTCAAGGGTGAGATTTCTAACCTTACCTATCATTCATCGGGTCATATCTATTTTTCATTAAAAGATGAACAAGCGGTAATTCAGAGTGTGTTTTTCAAGCACGCCAATAAAAATCTGGATTTCAGACTTGAAGAAGGTATGAGTGTGGTGGCATTTGGTGGTGTTACTGTGTTTGAAAAGCGCGGTTCATATCAGTTTATTGTGTATAGAATCCGTAAAGAAGGTATTGGCGAGTTGTTGCAGCGGATTGAAAAGCTTAAAGAAAAATTATATAAAGAAGGGCTGTTTTCGCCAGAGCGCAAAAAACCATTACCAGCATTGCCACGGCGGATTGGGGTAGTTACCTCACCAACCGGTGCTGCTATTCGTGACATTATTAAGGTGGCAATGCGTCGCTTCCCTAATATTGAGATTGTCATTGCCCCCGTAAAGGTGCAGGGTGAGGGAGCAGTTGAGTCGATAGTTACCGGAATTCGGGAGCTGAATAAGCCTGAGTGGGGAGTAGATGTCATTATTGCTGGACGTGGAGGCGGTTCATTTGAAGATTTGATGGCATTTAACGAAGAGGCTGTAGTACGTGCATTTGCTTCATCACGTGTACCAATTATATCTGCAGTGGGACATCAGATTGACCATCCCTTAAGTGATTTGGCCAGTGATGTTGCTGCACCAACGCCGTCGGCTGCTGCTGAGATTGCAGTACCGGTAAAAGATGATCTGCTGGCAACTATAAATAATTCCACGCAGCGAATGCTTCGCAGGCTTTTTATGATGGTGCAAACTTTTAACAACCGCATTGCTCTTGTTACAAGGCGTCGGGTGTTCCAGAATCCATTAAGTATGGTTGAAAATTACGAACTTGCTCTTGCTGATACCCAAAACAGGATGCTTGCAGCAATGCACAAGCATATTGCAGGTGCACGAGAACGTCTGAGCAGTTTAAAGGATTTACAGCTTATCATGAAAAATAGATTGCAAAACTACTGGCACATCTTTATGATGCAAGCAAGCAAGGTGGAACATCTTTCTCCGGTGAATGTGTTGAAACGTGGATATTCCATTACTATGAAGGATAATAGGGTAATTTCTTCTATCACAAATGTTCACCGGGGAGATAGTGTCCACGTTATTGTATATGACGGGTCGCTTGAATGTGAAATACAATCAGTACGCACTGAGGTAGGCTTTGGAAAGAAAGGCTAA